One window of the Pieris rapae chromosome 11, ilPieRapa1.1, whole genome shotgun sequence genome contains the following:
- the LOC111003928 gene encoding pinin, whose translation MGTEVALSFNSLRTQLENERSSLYKIDENIKKIVQTTGRFSNNRYNASGDNSRGQRQPNRNYHNTDVNKNDDVFKRKHETKTVFSRISAKTADSDGEDEASGPKRSRVSSAVCRELPTRAAVLRAQGDDEQARTRNRRIFGSLLGTLQKFKQEEIVLQTKEDKKAQVERKIEELARLEKERELKERKVLFAERELKKATIKALEAKVARVQEFEKWELSQSNLGNFILTKAKPHIYWLPNLNKMSEKVQEKLKSSQRYHEKCMSKKRQELEEELQKIEQRCLRQKAPRAKENNPEANDHASNINPEEAENGNKKRDKFAMDADEKEDSDGEEHPEEKELDQKTEIKNYLDKDTELNEAIIEHQDNVKDVELEVTTVNNTHEDINTNATETYDKSI comes from the exons atgggAACAGAAGTGGCTTTATCATTTAACTCTTTACGTACACAATTAGAAAATGAAAGAAGtagtttgtataaaattgatgaaaatataaaaaaaatagtgcaaACTACGGGTCGATTTTCCAATAATAg GTATAATGCTTCTGGTGACAACTCTAGAGGGCAAAGACAGCCAAACCGGAATTATCACAATACAGAtgtgaataaaaatgatgatgtATTTAAACGTAAACATGaaacaaaaactgtttttagCAG GATATCAGCAAAAACTGCAGATAGTGATGGAGAAGATGAGGCATCTGGTCCTAAACGGTCTAGAGTTTCTTCGGCGGTATGCCGAGAACTACCAACAAGAGCGGCTGTGCTTAGAGCTCAAGGTGATGATGAGCAAGCTAGGACTAGGAATAGAAGGATATTTGGTTCCTTACTTGGAACCCTTCAGAAGTTTAAACAAGAAGAAATAGTCTTGCAGACTAAA gaGGACAAAAAAGCCCAAGTTGAAAGAAAAATTGAGGAACTAGCTCGCTTAGAAAAAGAAAGGGAGTTGAAAGAGCGTAAGGTATTGTTTGCTGAACGTGAACTCAAAAAAGCCACTATTAAAGCTTTAGAGGCCAAAGTGGCACGTGTTCAAGAGTTCGAGAAATGGGAACTATCACAGAGTAATCTTGGAAACTTTATACTGACTAAAGCTAAGCCTCATATCTACTGGCTGcctaatctaaataaaatgtctgaaAAGGTTCAAGAAAAGTTAAAATCAAGCCAGCGTTATCATGAAA aatgcATGTCTAAAAAGCGTCAAGAGCTAGAAGAAGAGTTGCAGAAAATAGAACAGAGGTGCTTACGACAAAAGGCACCAAGGGCCAAGGAAAACAATCCTGAGGCCAATGATCATGCATCTAACATCAATCCTGAAGAG GCTGAAAATGGTAATAAGAAGAGAGATAAGTTTGCTATGGATGCTGATGAGAAAGAAGACAGTGATGGAGAGGAACATCCAGAGGAAAAAGAATTAGACCAGAAAACAG aaataaaaaattatttggacAAAGATACAGAACTGAATGAAGCTATAATAGAACATCAAGATAATGTTAAAGATGTTGAATTAGAAGTTACAACAGTAAATAACACTCATGAAGACATCAATACCAATGCAACTGAAACATATGacaaatctatttaa
- the LOC111003929 gene encoding ADP-ribosylation factor-like protein 2 yields MGFLTILKKLRQKEKEMRILMLGLDNAGKTTILKRFNGEPIDTISPTLGFNIKTLEHKGYKLNIWDVGGQKSLRSYWKNYFESTDGVAWVVDSADPRRLADCVRELHALLREERLSGATLLVLANKSDLPGALSLQEIREVLDLDSIKTHHWRIVRCSAVTGENLLEGMDWMLDDIASRIFTLD; encoded by the exons ATGGGGTTTTTAACTATACTAAAGAAACTAAGGcagaaagaaaaagaaatgagAATACTGATGCT AGGCTTAGATAATGCAGGCAAAACTACCATACTTAAACGATTTAATGGTGAACCCATCGATACAATATCACCTACTTTAGGTTTTAATATCAAGACTTTAGAACATAAGggatataaattgaatatctGGGATGTCGGTGGACAAAAATCTTTAAG ATCATActggaaaaattattttgaaagcaCAGATGGTGTAGCGTGGGTAGTTGACAGTGCAGATCCCCGACGACTTGCTGACTGTGTAAGAGAGTTACATGCACTTCTCAGGGAGGAAAGGCTTTCAGGAGCTACACTTCTTGTACTTGCCAATAAATCAGACCTGCCTGGAGCACTTTCCTTGCAAGAAATCAGGGAG gTACTAGATTTAGACAGCATTAAAACTCACCATTGGCGCATAGTAAGGTGTTCTGCTGTGACTGGAGAAAACCTCCTTGAGGGCATGGATTGGATGCTGGATGATATTGCCTCTAGGATATTTACACTTGATTAG